From a single Ascaphus truei isolate aAscTru1 chromosome 2, aAscTru1.hap1, whole genome shotgun sequence genomic region:
- the AZI2 gene encoding 5-azacytidine-induced protein 2 isoform X2, with protein MDATVDDDICILTHEIADCMQRDREIPYSASSGEESVASHFALVTAYEDIKKRLKETEKENYSLKKRLRLMEEMLHGARGEETSMVGREQVNKAFSVYRKICIERDSLKNKLDVMEKERLESAKTQNEQLQSKEVELLQLKTELETQQVMKSLSNTLTDWEIEKLNSELKMRSVEQELKLLQEECRSLRGELQRTKDTALEKSLSCKEHHQGDETESDSSVRQAYWELKKEMSNLHLVTEVQAEVLRKLKATVTATKKALRSGPVQCEEDLEKNCSRLLLTSTGATYEKVPFLLPNKHKLSSIPAPQLQEDENAFYEKTDLTRWTSERPIPVGGTDSEENDSYKRTSFEENSWEMPSPPKPSETQFWETRNSSSSNYPVLFVNQYDSQNYLYKS; from the exons ATGGATGCCACGGTAGATGATGACATCTGTATCCTAACCCATGAAATAGCTGACTGCAtgcagagagatcgagagatTCCCTATTCTGCATCTTCTGGAGAGGAGTCTGTCGCCTCACACTTTGCACTTGTCACAGCTTATGAAGACATCAAGAAACGCCTGAAAGAGACTGAAAAGGAAAACTATTCTCTGAAGAAAAGATTAAGGCTAATGGAAGAAATG CTTCATGGAGCCCGTGGGGAAGAAACCAGCATGGTGGGACGTGAGCAAGTGAACAAAGCTTTCAGTGTCTATCGTAAGATCTGCATTGAGCGGGATAGCTTGAAAAATAAACTTGATGTAATG GAGAAGGAGAGACTTGAATCTGCAAAAACCCAGAATGAACAGCTACAGTCAAAAGAAGTAGAGTTATTGCAATTGAAAACTGAACTGGAAACACAGCAAG TGATGAAAAGTCTAAGCAACACTCTTACTGACTGGGAGATAGAGAAACTGAACAGTGAGTTGAAAATGCGGTCAGTGGAGCAAGAACTTAAATTGCTCCAGGAAGAATGCAGAAGCCTCAGAGGAGAGCTTCAAAGGACAAAG gATACAGCTCTGGAAAAGTCTCTGTCCTGTAAAGAGCATCACCAGGGCGATGAAACTGAAAG tgacaGTAGCGTGCGGCAAGCATACTGGGAACTAAAGAAGGAAATGTCTAATTTACATCTGGTGACTGAAGTACAAGCCGAGGTGCTAAGAAAGCTGAAAGCAACCGTAACTGCGACCAAGAAAG CTTTGCGTAGCGGTCCCGTACAGTGTGAAGAAGACCTGGAGAAGAACTGCAGTAGATTACTTTTAACTTCTACTGGTGCCACTTATGAAAAGGTTCCCTTTCTCTTACCAAATAAACATAAGCTTAGCAGTATCCCAGCTCCCCAACTGCAGGAAGATGAGAATGCTTTTTATGAAAAGACTGACCTCACACGATGGACAAGTGAGAGACCTATTCCAGTAGGTGGCACAGACTCTGAAGAAAATGATTCTTACAAGAGGACCTCTTTTGAAGAAAATTCATGGGAGATGCCAAGTCCTCCAAAGCCCAGTGAAACACAGTTTTGGGAAACAAGAAATAGTTCTTCATCAAACTATCCAGTGCTATTTGTTAATCAATATGATAGCCAAAACTActtgtataagagctaa
- the AZI2 gene encoding 5-azacytidine-induced protein 2 isoform X1, whose protein sequence is MAATDLSVVMDATVDDDICILTHEIADCMQRDREIPYSASSGEESVASHFALVTAYEDIKKRLKETEKENYSLKKRLRLMEEMLHGARGEETSMVGREQVNKAFSVYRKICIERDSLKNKLDVMEKERLESAKTQNEQLQSKEVELLQLKTELETQQVMKSLSNTLTDWEIEKLNSELKMRSVEQELKLLQEECRSLRGELQRTKDTALEKSLSCKEHHQGDETESDSSVRQAYWELKKEMSNLHLVTEVQAEVLRKLKATVTATKKALRSGPVQCEEDLEKNCSRLLLTSTGATYEKVPFLLPNKHKLSSIPAPQLQEDENAFYEKTDLTRWTSERPIPVGGTDSEENDSYKRTSFEENSWEMPSPPKPSETQFWETRNSSSSNYPVLFVNQYDSQNYLYKS, encoded by the exons TTGTCATGGATGCCACGGTAGATGATGACATCTGTATCCTAACCCATGAAATAGCTGACTGCAtgcagagagatcgagagatTCCCTATTCTGCATCTTCTGGAGAGGAGTCTGTCGCCTCACACTTTGCACTTGTCACAGCTTATGAAGACATCAAGAAACGCCTGAAAGAGACTGAAAAGGAAAACTATTCTCTGAAGAAAAGATTAAGGCTAATGGAAGAAATG CTTCATGGAGCCCGTGGGGAAGAAACCAGCATGGTGGGACGTGAGCAAGTGAACAAAGCTTTCAGTGTCTATCGTAAGATCTGCATTGAGCGGGATAGCTTGAAAAATAAACTTGATGTAATG GAGAAGGAGAGACTTGAATCTGCAAAAACCCAGAATGAACAGCTACAGTCAAAAGAAGTAGAGTTATTGCAATTGAAAACTGAACTGGAAACACAGCAAG TGATGAAAAGTCTAAGCAACACTCTTACTGACTGGGAGATAGAGAAACTGAACAGTGAGTTGAAAATGCGGTCAGTGGAGCAAGAACTTAAATTGCTCCAGGAAGAATGCAGAAGCCTCAGAGGAGAGCTTCAAAGGACAAAG gATACAGCTCTGGAAAAGTCTCTGTCCTGTAAAGAGCATCACCAGGGCGATGAAACTGAAAG tgacaGTAGCGTGCGGCAAGCATACTGGGAACTAAAGAAGGAAATGTCTAATTTACATCTGGTGACTGAAGTACAAGCCGAGGTGCTAAGAAAGCTGAAAGCAACCGTAACTGCGACCAAGAAAG CTTTGCGTAGCGGTCCCGTACAGTGTGAAGAAGACCTGGAGAAGAACTGCAGTAGATTACTTTTAACTTCTACTGGTGCCACTTATGAAAAGGTTCCCTTTCTCTTACCAAATAAACATAAGCTTAGCAGTATCCCAGCTCCCCAACTGCAGGAAGATGAGAATGCTTTTTATGAAAAGACTGACCTCACACGATGGACAAGTGAGAGACCTATTCCAGTAGGTGGCACAGACTCTGAAGAAAATGATTCTTACAAGAGGACCTCTTTTGAAGAAAATTCATGGGAGATGCCAAGTCCTCCAAAGCCCAGTGAAACACAGTTTTGGGAAACAAGAAATAGTTCTTCATCAAACTATCCAGTGCTATTTGTTAATCAATATGATAGCCAAAACTActtgtataagagctaa